In one Dehalococcoidia bacterium genomic region, the following are encoded:
- a CDS encoding c-type cytochrome, which produces MNTNKQINIMLLMVFASVVLTGAYWLIDPDRASSARDRQLEATIERGAWLYAQNCRVCHGNTGEGGGASNRLRAAPPLNRPDLRGVGEDGFETALLTQAYDLVFDTITCGRVGRAMPTWGQSQGGTLNEEQIKQLTTFITQAVHEEELAKAAAEAAEGSEENGEEEEEAEPENAWEIAEIYAFEGVPEFDLHSPDTQDELHLAESIDANATELTLTSPVVNPAEATGEGLRLQMAEELMLVLSVDAETGVVTVERGLGTTDPAPHEAGTFVVEPPVPPDPPAITERACGQTASAVPTAAPEPPSAELTIVASGTAWNKTQLFALPDGPLTLTVDNQDDGIAHNIVFFEGAEPGGDEIVRTDIENGPVTQTLNFGPLAVGDYFYYCEVHPNMEGVLTAGTADQSGDAAGEGSGAEDPVTTDPVVP; this is translated from the coding sequence ATGAACACCAACAAGCAGATCAACATCATGCTCCTGATGGTGTTCGCCTCCGTCGTGCTGACAGGCGCATACTGGCTGATCGACCCTGACCGCGCATCGTCCGCTCGCGACCGCCAGCTCGAAGCGACGATCGAACGCGGCGCCTGGCTGTACGCGCAGAATTGCCGCGTCTGCCACGGGAACACAGGCGAGGGCGGCGGTGCCAGCAACCGGTTGCGCGCGGCGCCGCCGCTGAATCGCCCCGACCTGCGCGGCGTCGGCGAGGACGGATTCGAAACGGCACTCCTGACGCAGGCCTACGACCTCGTGTTCGACACGATCACTTGCGGACGCGTCGGGCGCGCGATGCCGACGTGGGGTCAATCACAGGGCGGCACGCTCAACGAGGAGCAGATCAAGCAACTCACCACCTTCATTACGCAGGCCGTCCACGAGGAAGAACTGGCGAAGGCGGCGGCAGAGGCGGCGGAAGGCTCCGAAGAGAACGGCGAGGAAGAGGAAGAAGCCGAACCTGAGAACGCCTGGGAGATCGCCGAGATCTACGCCTTCGAGGGCGTGCCCGAGTTCGACCTGCACAGCCCCGACACGCAGGACGAATTGCACCTGGCCGAATCGATCGACGCGAATGCTACCGAACTCACGCTGACGTCACCGGTCGTGAACCCCGCCGAGGCGACGGGCGAGGGGTTGCGGCTGCAAATGGCCGAAGAACTGATGCTCGTCCTATCGGTCGACGCGGAGACGGGCGTCGTGACGGTCGAGCGGGGACTCGGGACGACCGACCCGGCGCCGCACGAAGCGGGCACGTTCGTCGTGGAACCGCCGGTGCCGCCGGACCCGCCGGCGATCACCGAACGAGCGTGCGGACAGACGGCGTCGGCGGTACCGACGGCGGCGCCCGAGCCGCCTTCGGCTGAACTGACGATCGTTGCTTCGGGCACCGCCTGGAACAAGACGCAGTTGTTCGCGCTGCCGGACGGACCGCTGACGCTGACGGTCGACAACCAGGACGACGGCATCGCGCACAACATCGTCTTCTTCGAGGGCGCGGAGCCGGGCGGCGACGAGATCGTGCGCACGGACATTGAGAACGGGCCGGTGACGCAGACGCTGAACTTCGGGCCGCTGGCGGTCGGAGACTATTTCTACTACTGCGAGGTGCACCCCAACATGGAGGGCGTGCTGACGGCAGGCACGGCGGACCAGAGCGGCGACGCCGCAGGGGAAGGCAGCGGCGCCGAGGATCCCGTGACGACAGATCCGGTGGTGCCGTAG
- a CDS encoding Rieske 2Fe-2S domain-containing protein, whose translation MADDETEQQEQQEKAPARRAAQPVAAGAGGHAVVIAQPAPVSTPIFPKVSRRNVVLIGFWAGMGAALVGIAATVVNSLYPRNVKGFGGSIFVGTVDQIEPGQKFKNVEAKVWIVRLDATQAERNGGQEGAILALYQKCPHLGCTVPYRADYSREDPRNGQRYAGWFLCPCHGSTYSDAGVRVFGPAPRSMDTFALTVDGGNITVNTGNITPGGIDNASRGVMPA comes from the coding sequence ATGGCTGACGACGAGACGGAACAGCAAGAGCAACAGGAGAAGGCGCCGGCGCGCCGAGCCGCGCAGCCGGTGGCGGCAGGGGCCGGCGGCCACGCCGTCGTGATCGCGCAGCCCGCGCCGGTCAGCACGCCGATCTTTCCGAAGGTGTCGCGACGCAACGTCGTGCTCATCGGCTTCTGGGCGGGCATGGGCGCGGCACTGGTAGGCATCGCCGCGACGGTCGTCAACTCGCTCTATCCGCGCAACGTGAAGGGCTTTGGCGGCTCGATCTTCGTCGGCACGGTGGATCAAATCGAGCCGGGGCAGAAATTCAAGAACGTCGAGGCGAAGGTCTGGATCGTGCGGCTCGATGCGACGCAGGCCGAACGCAACGGCGGGCAGGAGGGCGCGATCCTGGCGCTGTACCAGAAGTGCCCGCACCTGGGGTGCACGGTGCCGTATCGCGCTGACTACTCGCGCGAGGATCCGCGCAACGGGCAGCGTTATGCAGGCTGGTTCCTCTGTCCCTGCCACGGATCGACGTATAGCGATGCCGGCGTCCGCGTCTTCGGGCCCGCACCGCGTTCCATGGACACGTTTGCTCTGACGGTCGACGGTGGCAACATCACCGTGAACACGGGTAACATCACACCCGGCGGCATCGACAACGCGTCTCGCGGTGTGATGCCCGCATGA
- the extP gene encoding selenite/tellurite reduction operon b-type cytochrome ExtP — protein MARTEQPKGPGLGDFLYDKLFHNYVWRSVFRSGYPNTPRNQMLAIATNVFLHLHPTRIHKTHVKITHTYCLGGLSFFMFLGLTVTGVMLMFYYVPSVDRAYTDMQALETNVRFGMLIRNLHRWMAHGMVLTVLLHMMRVFYMGAYKPPREFNWVVGVILLVLTLLLSFTGYLLPWDQLALWAITVGTNIAGTAPVLGSETRFVMIGGFEVGDAALIRFYTLHVIALPLLAAIFMSVHFWRIRRDGGLARPL, from the coding sequence ATGGCGCGCACGGAGCAGCCAAAGGGCCCGGGCCTGGGCGATTTCCTCTACGACAAGCTCTTCCACAATTACGTCTGGCGATCGGTGTTTCGTTCGGGATACCCGAACACGCCGCGCAACCAGATGCTCGCCATCGCCACGAACGTCTTCTTGCACCTGCACCCGACGCGCATTCACAAGACGCACGTCAAGATCACGCACACGTACTGCCTGGGCGGACTGAGCTTCTTCATGTTTTTGGGGCTCACCGTCACCGGCGTCATGTTGATGTTCTACTACGTGCCGTCCGTCGACCGCGCGTACACGGATATGCAGGCGCTGGAGACGAACGTGCGCTTCGGCATGCTGATCCGCAACCTGCACCGCTGGATGGCACACGGCATGGTGCTGACGGTCTTGTTGCACATGATGCGCGTCTTCTACATGGGCGCGTACAAGCCGCCACGTGAGTTCAACTGGGTGGTCGGCGTGATCTTGCTGGTGCTGACACTGTTGCTCTCGTTTACGGGCTATCTGCTTCCCTGGGATCAACTGGCGCTCTGGGCGATCACCGTCGGTACGAACATCGCCGGCACGGCGCCGGTGCTGGGCAGTGAGACGCGCTTCGTGATGATTGGCGGCTTCGAGGTCGGCGATGCGGCGCTCATCCGCTTCTACACGCTGCACGTGATCGCGTTGCCATTGCTTGCCGCGATCTTCATGTCGGTGCACTTCTGGCGGATCAGGCGCGATGGCGGGCTCGCCCGTCCGCTCTAG
- a CDS encoding TadE family protein encodes MQTNVRSSRRRRRRERGQTLAEFALVAPIFFLLVFGFIDMARLYQSWVTIQHAAREGARYGVTGRADCNIASPTREACIEHVARTQTEGLNNPAGDLTVGFRSWDYPAYANPALDDSPGEQCDAIEVNVGYAFSAATPILSQIIGEFHITARERLVNEPFGPCAAAS; translated from the coding sequence ATGCAAACGAACGTCCGAAGCAGCCGAAGACGCCGCCGCCGCGAGCGAGGGCAGACGCTGGCCGAGTTCGCGCTCGTGGCGCCGATCTTCTTCCTGCTGGTTTTTGGATTCATCGACATGGCGCGCCTGTACCAGTCGTGGGTGACGATCCAGCACGCCGCACGCGAGGGCGCGCGCTACGGCGTCACGGGCCGCGCCGACTGCAACATCGCATCGCCAACGCGCGAGGCGTGCATCGAGCACGTGGCGCGCACGCAGACCGAGGGCTTGAACAATCCGGCGGGCGACCTGACGGTGGGCTTCAGAAGCTGGGACTATCCCGCCTACGCGAACCCGGCCCTCGACGATAGCCCGGGGGAGCAGTGCGACGCGATCGAAGTGAACGTTGGCTACGCCTTCTCGGCGGCGACGCCGATCCTGTCGCAGATCATCGGCGAGTTTCACATCACGGCGCGCGAGCGGCTCGTGAACGAGCCATTCGGGCCGTGTGCCGCCGCAAGCTGA
- a CDS encoding pilus assembly protein TadG-related protein, with protein sequence MLRIVRHLRSERGQVLPMFVMLLVTFMAMTGLAIDAGRVYVARAELTRALDAAALAGVLELPDIADAQTRATAYMTENQSDATLSFPAASENQFRVEGTRNVGMLFMRIVGFEDLDITASAAAGFGIVPADTVLLVDSTGSMGASPCNSSDSNSGCPIKEAKDAAEGFADFFLADASGFTQVGYTPFRGCHNPPRTHSGCVTDNMLEDLTVDLNDIVGAIDDTTAIGGTGTNVCLALYKAQEMFDGPNAQTASNTLNSIVILTDGDNTYNSASYSSSEGTPPTTCRPAGKQLHVFRCLRRHRLLGG encoded by the coding sequence ATGTTGCGCATCGTGCGCCACCTGCGCAGTGAACGGGGACAAGTGCTCCCGATGTTCGTCATGCTCCTCGTCACATTTATGGCGATGACGGGACTGGCGATCGATGCGGGACGGGTGTACGTGGCGCGCGCCGAACTGACGCGCGCTCTGGACGCGGCCGCGCTCGCCGGCGTGCTGGAGTTGCCGGATATCGCTGACGCGCAGACGCGCGCGACAGCCTACATGACGGAGAACCAGTCCGATGCGACGCTCAGCTTCCCGGCGGCGAGTGAGAATCAATTCCGCGTCGAAGGCACGCGCAACGTGGGCATGCTATTCATGCGCATCGTCGGGTTCGAGGACCTGGACATCACGGCGAGCGCGGCGGCCGGCTTCGGGATCGTCCCCGCCGATACGGTGCTGCTCGTCGACTCGACCGGAAGCATGGGGGCGAGTCCGTGCAACAGCTCCGACAGCAACTCCGGCTGCCCTATTAAGGAAGCGAAGGACGCAGCCGAAGGCTTCGCTGACTTCTTCCTGGCCGATGCAAGCGGCTTCACGCAGGTCGGCTATACGCCGTTTCGTGGCTGCCATAACCCGCCACGCACGCACAGCGGCTGCGTCACCGACAACATGCTCGAAGACCTCACCGTCGACCTGAACGACATCGTAGGCGCGATCGACGACACTACGGCGATCGGCGGCACGGGCACGAACGTCTGTCTGGCGCTGTACAAGGCGCAGGAGATGTTCGACGGGCCGAACGCCCAGACAGCGAGCAATACGCTCAACTCGATCGTGATCCTGACGGACGGCGACAACACCTACAACAGCGCTTCCTATTCGAGCAGCGAGGGAACGCCGCCGACGACCTGCCGGCCGGCCGGAAAGCAACTTCACGTCTTCCGATGCCTTCGTCGGCACCGGCTGCTCGGCGGCTAA
- a CDS encoding TadE family protein, giving the protein MGRVIANAFRRKRSRHSERGQTLVEMGFLLPIFLVLIIGVVEVTNAMNAYVTVISTARDGARLGSKGLATDDEIKNLVVIETERLRNPINPLTDIAVTHNQIDGVNAVKVEVCNDYEPLLDVPLIVPDTLRICSATAMRAFPPSTN; this is encoded by the coding sequence ATGGGGAGAGTCATCGCGAACGCTTTCCGGCGTAAGCGGAGCCGCCACAGCGAGCGCGGACAGACGCTCGTTGAGATGGGCTTTCTGCTGCCCATTTTCCTCGTCCTCATCATCGGCGTCGTCGAAGTGACGAACGCCATGAACGCGTACGTGACCGTGATCTCGACGGCACGCGACGGCGCCCGCCTCGGCTCCAAGGGGTTGGCGACCGACGACGAGATCAAGAACCTCGTGGTGATCGAGACCGAGCGTCTCCGAAACCCGATCAACCCCCTTACTGATATCGCCGTTACACACAACCAGATCGATGGCGTTAACGCCGTCAAGGTCGAAGTGTGCAACGACTACGAACCCCTGCTTGATGTTCCGCTCATCGTTCCGGACACGCTCCGGATCTGCAGCGCAACCGCGATGCGGGCGTTCCCGCCGTCGACGAACTGA
- a CDS encoding LLM class flavin-dependent oxidoreductase, with protein sequence MPQRIGLQIGFAGSPQEREDIIKRVQVADDLGVESAWVAEAWGRDAFSILTQLALNTKKIQLGTAIVNVFSRTPAMLAMTFGTLDELSGGRAIIGLGSSGANVVEHWHGVKFEKPATRLREYIEILNMIMQREKLMYDGQIFKFERGFTMQFPTLRDHIPTYIASITPKSMVQTGEIADGWIPIYWPKDKIKQGIDLLMQGATKAGKTRADLTVAPALVMQLTEAGDEASILSQARGPIAFYVGRMGTFYYEMLTRNGFGDEVEKIRAAWANRDARGAAEAVSDRMLDQTAVVGPLEKCKAEIDERRALGMDLPIITMPGKDEVEMGRILEHLLA encoded by the coding sequence ATGCCGCAGCGCATCGGGTTGCAGATCGGGTTCGCCGGAAGCCCTCAAGAGCGGGAGGACATCATCAAGCGTGTGCAGGTGGCCGACGATCTGGGTGTCGAATCCGCCTGGGTCGCGGAGGCGTGGGGGCGAGATGCGTTCAGCATCCTGACGCAGCTTGCATTGAACACGAAGAAGATTCAACTCGGTACCGCCATCGTCAACGTATTCAGCCGCACGCCGGCCATGCTGGCGATGACGTTCGGGACGCTGGACGAGCTCTCCGGCGGGCGGGCGATCATCGGGCTGGGGAGTTCGGGCGCGAACGTCGTCGAGCACTGGCACGGCGTGAAGTTCGAGAAGCCGGCGACGCGTCTGCGCGAATACATCGAGATCCTGAACATGATCATGCAGCGCGAGAAGCTCATGTACGATGGCCAGATCTTCAAGTTCGAGCGGGGCTTCACGATGCAGTTCCCGACGCTGCGCGACCACATTCCGACCTATATAGCCTCGATAACTCCGAAGAGCATGGTGCAGACCGGCGAAATCGCGGATGGCTGGATTCCCATCTACTGGCCCAAGGACAAGATCAAGCAGGGCATCGACCTCTTGATGCAGGGCGCGACAAAGGCCGGCAAAACACGCGCCGACCTCACGGTCGCTCCCGCGCTCGTCATGCAGCTCACCGAAGCGGGCGATGAGGCATCGATACTGTCGCAGGCCCGCGGGCCGATCGCGTTTTACGTCGGCCGCATGGGTACCTTCTACTACGAGATGCTGACCCGCAACGGCTTCGGAGATGAGGTGGAGAAGATCCGGGCGGCCTGGGCGAATCGAGACGCGCGCGGCGCCGCCGAGGCGGTCTCCGACCGCATGCTGGATCAGACAGCAGTCGTAGGTCCGCTCGAGAAGTGCAAGGCGGAGATCGACGAGCGGCGGGCGCTCGGCATGGACCTGCCGATCATCACGATGCCCGGTAAGGATGAGGTCGAGATGGGCCGCATCCTGGAGCACCTGCTCGCTTAG